The proteins below are encoded in one region of Candidatus Binatia bacterium:
- a CDS encoding cytochrome P450, translating into MFDDTLTRENFNLVSGPDYAAKGYPHSIWTQLRKDDPIHWYEQADGGPSFWAVTKSEDIQTVGRLPDLFQNGPRLVLDNTQANDSDFPATLIQMDPPKHTDYRKLASKRFTPGRLRKLHGDIELLAKEIIDSMLAEGNEGECDFVEKVSAPLPIAVIAWLLGVPREDWRLLFDWTNRTIGANDPDFIGDGMTGRETALQAMTELFTYFSGLVEDRRKNPQDDLITFFAEMEVDGKRIPDVDVLTWNLIIVIAGNETTRNATSGGMLALIEHQEQLRKIQGDVDLLKNGVEEILRWTSPIIHFCRTASEDTELGGRKIEKGQHLGLFYPSANRDEDVFENPFEFQIDRYPNRHLAFGVGEHFCLGAHVARLEMEFAYRYLLPRIEEIELAGPVVRLQSALVGGLKSLPIRYKLNEG; encoded by the coding sequence ATGTTCGATGACACGCTGACACGCGAAAATTTCAATCTCGTCTCCGGCCCGGACTACGCGGCCAAGGGCTATCCGCACTCGATCTGGACCCAGCTACGTAAAGACGACCCGATTCACTGGTACGAGCAGGCCGATGGTGGCCCCTCGTTCTGGGCCGTCACCAAGTCGGAGGACATCCAGACGGTGGGCCGTCTCCCGGATTTGTTCCAGAACGGCCCCCGGTTGGTCCTAGACAATACCCAGGCGAATGACTCCGATTTCCCGGCGACGCTGATCCAGATGGATCCGCCGAAACACACGGACTATCGCAAACTCGCGAGTAAGCGGTTCACGCCCGGCAGGCTTCGGAAGCTCCACGGGGACATCGAACTGCTCGCCAAGGAGATCATCGATTCGATGCTCGCCGAGGGGAACGAGGGCGAGTGCGACTTCGTCGAGAAGGTCTCGGCACCGCTGCCCATCGCGGTGATCGCGTGGTTGCTCGGCGTGCCGCGTGAGGACTGGCGCCTGCTCTTTGACTGGACGAATCGCACGATAGGCGCGAACGACCCCGACTTCATCGGCGACGGCATGACCGGGCGCGAGACGGCGCTGCAGGCGATGACGGAGCTGTTCACGTACTTCTCAGGGCTCGTCGAGGATCGCCGGAAGAATCCGCAGGACGACTTGATCACATTCTTCGCCGAGATGGAGGTCGACGGGAAGCGGATCCCGGACGTCGACGTCCTCACCTGGAACCTCATCATCGTGATTGCGGGCAACGAGACGACGCGCAACGCAACGAGCGGCGGCATGCTCGCGCTCATTGAGCATCAGGAGCAGCTTCGGAAGATCCAGGGCGACGTCGATCTCTTGAAGAACGGTGTCGAGGAGATCCTCCGCTGGACCAGCCCGATCATCCACTTCTGCCGCACGGCGAGCGAGGATACCGAGCTCGGCGGCCGCAAGATCGAGAAGGGCCAACACCTCGGCCTCTTCTACCCTTCGGCGAATCGTGACGAAGACGTCTTCGAGAACCCGTTCGAGTTCCAGATCGATCGCTACCCGAACCGCCACCTCGCCTTCGGTGTCGGCGAGCACTTCTGCCTCGGTGCCCACGTCGCCCGCCTCGAGATGGAGTTCGCCTACCGCTACCTGCTCCCCCGCATCGAAGAGATCGAACTCGCCGGCCCCGTCGTCCGCCTCCAATCCGCCCTCGTAGGCGGCCTAAAAAGCCTCCCCATCCGCTACAAGCTGAACGAGGGGTAG
- a CDS encoding CoA-binding protein, whose amino-acid sequence MAVRFQNPADERIREILGTPRSIAVVGCSAEPTRDSHRIAQLLQDRGHLVFPVNPRGGVILERPVATSLQSIHEPIEMIDVFRRPDAVAQIVDEALAIGSTILWLQLGVVDKASAERATEGGMTVVMDRCPSIEYRRLFQNEVRS is encoded by the coding sequence GTGGCAGTTCGCTTCCAGAACCCGGCAGACGAGCGAATCCGGGAGATCCTGGGCACCCCGCGTTCGATCGCCGTGGTGGGTTGCTCCGCAGAACCGACTCGTGACAGTCATCGGATCGCACAGCTTCTGCAAGATCGCGGACATCTGGTCTTTCCCGTGAACCCCCGTGGTGGGGTGATCCTCGAGCGACCCGTGGCTACATCACTTCAAAGCATCCACGAACCCATCGAAATGATCGACGTTTTCCGGCGACCCGACGCCGTCGCTCAGATCGTAGACGAGGCACTCGCGATCGGCTCTACGATCTTGTGGCTCCAACTCGGCGTCGTCGACAAAGCGTCCGCCGAACGTGCAACCGAGGGCGGCATGACCGTCGTAATGGACCGCTGCCCCTC